In Oryzias melastigma strain HK-1 linkage group LG14, ASM292280v2, whole genome shotgun sequence, the DNA window CttaaagacaatttaaaaacaaggtTCTTTTTTGTAAAGGAGCTAAGAACAAATCCTATTTTCTAATCTTTTCAACTATGAAATTGTGTTCAGTTGTATGTATCATAATAAACAGTACAGATCTGAACACATATTTCTGATTCTATTCTTTGTgcttacaatttaaaaaaggacattaaTTTAAGTTCTCCTATTGTTTGCATTGAGAACCTTCATGACTTTAAGGTTCCATCTTTGCAAACCCAATTCTGTCCTGTATCAATAAAAATCTGCTTATGATGtaaaacagaaagcagctgAAAAAGAATGTTGGAGTGAGGTTTGTTCAGGtgtatttcttatatttttaataagtctctgtttttaaacaacttttttatcaatttataaTCCATCTGGGGACAAACGCTGCAAATTAGCTCTTGCTACAAGCATGATGATATGGGCATGggactgctgctctgctgtatgtctatgtttttatatccgtccctactaaataaatacattcaaattcaagaacaaaaataagaaaaagggCAACAGTAAAGtagaattaaatacatttttcagagAAAGGACTGTAATGTTCagcaaaaaacaattaaacttaACTTTCACAGAAATGTGATTGTGTAAAAAAACTCACTATAAgacacaaaaagggaaaaaaacaaatagctacaatacaaaatgttttattttatggctCAAAAAGGATAATGACatttagtttgtaaaaaaatataaataaaaatgttacactgCTCAGACAGAAATCTAAGattaaatttacacattttaaggACCCTAACATACTGCAGAGAGAAGttataagtttttttaaaaataaagaatcagatttgacatttattatgGAAGCAGattgcagtaaaaaaatgttctttgttctattttttggggggttttctttcaagttttacaatttttttcatgctaaatgtttaaagaaccacaaaagTTAAGAACAAAGAACAATTTTGATAatggacacaaaaaatgtaacaaagaacccttgtgtttttttgtaattgaatgCAATCTGCTTCCAAACATTGATAGaggatttaaagtaaaacaaactaaaagggCAGGTGATTTTCCATACAGATTGACCAAAAATACCACACAagtccactagagggagctcAGTTCACCAAAAGGTACCATGTAAAAGTGTCCACAAatctttttctaataaaaataaattggcttcaattttaattattttaacgCTCCATAACTAACATTTAAAtccctaaaaaatatttttatttattgatgtgtttttaaatgttggaaTCCTGgaacctctttgttttttttcttcttcttcttcttccaagGCACCTCAGACTGTGGAGTCTGAGCGGGTTCTGCACTTTCTGAGCTCTCCGTTaacttcctcttcttttttataaCTACAGATGGTGAACTTTGACACGTTTCTCGCAGTTCCTCAGAATCTCTGTCCTCGCTCAGCTGAGCGGCtgactgtttctttttcttccttccaGTGTCACGTTCTTCTGAACTAGCTGTGATTCCTGCTGACTGGGCCGTTGCATCACTTGTTCTGCCTGCAGGCTCTTCCTCACAGTCTGGACCGGCTTGTTCTTGCTGATGGAAGGATGAGGCCCTCTTCTCATCCTTTTTCCGTGCAGACTCACATTGTGCATTGGTGTCATCGCTcagtttttctctccttttcttcttcttctttgtcacCACTTGTTCTGTCATCGTCTGTGTCTCAGGACTACATGAGTCATTTATGTTCTTTTGAACTGACGTTCCCATGCTTTTTGCCAAGGATAAATCATTAGAAACGTCCACATCTATGCAGGAATCGTCCACCTGAGTATCATTAAAAACAGATagtctctttttctttttgtgctttttcttttttacgcTGGTTTCCAGAGGAGCTTCGATATTTTCCAAACTCCCCAGCAGATCATCCGAGGGGCCTGCTGCTGTTTGATCTGAAACCCCCTCCAGACATTTCTCTGGTTCCTCGTTCTCCGTTTGAGGTTCTGCAGCAGTTTGGAGCTGCTCCActtgtttccttttcttcttttttcttttctctacaTTCACCTCAGGTCCAATTTGATGGTCTGCATATGCTATATTCAGTGTGTTCTGGTTTAAATCTGCAGATTCTGACGTGTCCTGAGGTAAACAactgttttcctcctctgtgatTTTCACAAACTCTTCAGCTgtctgaccttctgcttcttctAAACTTAGGTctcctttatatttttttctctttttcctctttttcttcttggtGCTCTCGCACACCGAATCATCGGCGGTGTTGTTCTGGAGATCAGGACCTTCATGTTCACAATCTGCAGCTTTTGTGAATGCTTCTGTATTTGTTCCAAAGCGTTTGTCAGCATCTGTGTCACAAACCGTAGCATCGCTGTCATCACAAAGCTGATTTGCATTTACATTTGGAagcaatttgagttttttctgttttctcttagGAGATTTGTCTGCTCTTTCAGTCTGGATCCTGGATGTATCTCCTGCCAGTCTGTCTTTCATGCCTCCGTGAGAAGAATCTCCTTCATCACAGCTCTTTGCACGTGAGAACAGCCTCCTTCctactgctgctgcttctcccaTCCTCTGTCTTTGACTTTGAGACTCAGAACCAGAGTTTTGGGCTCCCTCTGTTTGTCGTTTGTCCTCACTGCACGTCTCCCTCGGTTCGTACCAAGGTTGGATGCTTTTTGCTTTCAATGACACCACAAAACGTTTCCTTTCCTGcagaaagaaatgtgttttagtcATGTTCACTCTCCAACAAATAAATGTGGAGTCTACTCACCACCACTTGGATGTCCTCAGCTTCtgtcctttcttcttcttctggtctACAACACAAGGAAgattaaaacaatcaaatcaaatccatccatccatccatct includes these proteins:
- the LOC112142755 gene encoding uncharacterized protein LOC112142755 codes for the protein MSQAGNGLTQSESDVLAGVISGQSCHVVFVESPPDYVRKISKYLESSGKREGRCEAPNEASSDSGDSLFITQKPVPEAVRPKRRRSTHPTHFIHRGDLTDQDDASSSSSDWESRTGKKKKVVYRLPKFIFPFLQEGKSSQKKHVSTHRNKKLHTFAIGGFFKCVQEEEECGRNRNLTASLPTIDREGECIAAISEPEEEERTEAEDIQVVERKRFVVSLKAKSIQPWYEPRETCSEDKRQTEGAQNSGSESQSQRQRMGEAAAVGRRLFSRAKSCDEGDSSHGGMKDRLAGDTSRIQTERADKSPKRKQKKLKLLPNVNANQLCDDSDATVCDTDADKRFGTNTEAFTKAADCEHEGPDLQNNTADDSVCESTKKKKRKKRKKYKGDLSLEEAEGQTAEEFVKITEEENSCLPQDTSESADLNQNTLNIAYADHQIGPEVNVEKRKKKKRKQVEQLQTAAEPQTENEEPEKCLEGVSDQTAAGPSDDLLGSLENIEAPLETSVKKKKHKKKKRLSVFNDTQVDDSCIDVDVSNDLSLAKSMGTSVQKNINDSCSPETQTMTEQVVTKKKKKRREKLSDDTNAQCESARKKDEKRASSFHQQEQAGPDCEEEPAGRTSDATAQSAGITASSEERDTGRKKKKQSAAQLSEDRDSEELRETCQSSPSVVIKKKRKLTESSESAEPAQTPQSEVPWKKKKKKKNKEVPGFQHLKTHQ